In the genome of Blastopirellula marina, one region contains:
- the recO gene encoding DNA repair protein RecO: MSAEKTLAIVIRTVDFSETSSVVTLFTEDFGKITALAKGCKRPKSPFESALDVLTVSRIVFLHKKSDSLDLLTEAKVERRFRGGQKSVDHLYAGYYVAELLAEMTDRSDPFPELFRLANRVLSQLNDLHEVAPLVLRFEMMLLRYLGQLPELTQCVETGEPIADSGRTPFGLLAGGVLSKRARSGHRQVIDVAVDSLKLLSIYAAEDERWKTTEIPPRLAMEVRALVNRYLSHTLGKTPRLREFLRILSI, encoded by the coding sequence ATGTCGGCGGAAAAGACGCTAGCAATCGTGATTCGCACCGTCGACTTCAGCGAGACCTCGTCGGTCGTCACGCTGTTTACCGAGGATTTTGGCAAAATCACTGCCTTGGCCAAAGGATGCAAGCGTCCGAAAAGCCCATTCGAGTCTGCTCTTGACGTTTTGACCGTAAGTCGAATAGTCTTCCTCCACAAAAAAAGCGACAGCCTCGACTTGCTGACCGAAGCAAAGGTCGAACGGCGATTTCGTGGTGGGCAAAAAAGCGTCGATCATCTATACGCTGGCTACTATGTGGCTGAGTTGTTAGCCGAGATGACCGATCGCTCGGACCCCTTCCCGGAGTTGTTTCGTTTAGCCAACCGGGTACTTTCCCAGCTGAATGATCTGCACGAGGTTGCTCCTTTGGTGTTGCGGTTCGAAATGATGCTGCTTCGCTACCTCGGCCAATTACCTGAGTTGACCCAATGTGTCGAAACAGGTGAACCAATCGCCGATAGCGGGCGTACTCCATTCGGACTACTCGCCGGTGGCGTACTTTCGAAGCGCGCACGTAGCGGTCATCGTCAAGTCATCGATGTGGCGGTCGACTCGTTGAAGTTGCTTTCGATTTATGCCGCAGAAGACGAGCGTTGGAAGACAACTGAAATTCCACCTCGCCTGGCCATGGAAGTCCGGGCACTCGTCAATCGATATTTGAGCCATACCCTGGG
- a CDS encoding hemolysin family protein codes for MGPTLFIWLATSGLLVLILTSIAATILPDMLWHDLEEYCEKKDRPQLFGTIHERHEMAALAAQALQVLSLAIFLISSQAWLLGSRAETILDTTTFIGDVVGVTFVLMVTMVWLPWAVAEHFGPAYIYYTWPLWSSVATIFYPVTFGVHLIGGVMKRAAGIEDEPTDEEEEFEEEIRTIVTEAIREGHIEEDAREMIEGVMDLDDTETVSIMTPRSDIDSLAATTSWWETVEFISKTGRTRIPIWDGTRDNFAGLLYVKDLLPELARPESTRKTLIELARPVIHVPQSMTVSELLKYFLRKRTHLALVVDEYHAVTGLVTIEDVLEEIVGEIVDEHDLDETDNGIIQISDEEADVTGKAHVEDINEVLSMELPDEDDYDTIGGLVIHMMRRIPKPGESLQVGEVTIQVVAADRRRIHQLRLTRTKQNKAQTA; via the coding sequence ATGGGACCGACGCTATTCATCTGGTTGGCCACGTCTGGTTTGCTGGTCCTCATCCTCACTTCAATTGCCGCCACAATTCTGCCTGACATGCTATGGCATGATTTGGAAGAGTACTGTGAGAAGAAAGACCGCCCGCAGCTTTTTGGCACGATTCACGAACGCCATGAAATGGCGGCGCTGGCCGCTCAAGCGTTGCAAGTTTTAAGCCTCGCGATTTTCTTGATTTCCAGTCAGGCTTGGCTACTTGGCTCACGGGCCGAAACGATTCTCGACACGACGACCTTCATCGGTGACGTCGTGGGCGTGACTTTCGTCTTGATGGTCACCATGGTCTGGCTTCCCTGGGCGGTTGCCGAGCATTTTGGTCCTGCTTACATCTACTACACTTGGCCCCTTTGGTCGTCGGTCGCCACGATCTTTTACCCAGTGACCTTCGGTGTACATTTGATCGGGGGCGTGATGAAACGAGCCGCCGGTATCGAGGATGAACCGACCGACGAAGAAGAAGAATTCGAAGAAGAAATCCGTACGATCGTGACCGAAGCCATTCGTGAAGGTCACATTGAAGAAGACGCGCGGGAAATGATCGAAGGGGTAATGGACCTCGACGATACCGAAACGGTCAGCATCATGACGCCCCGTTCCGATATTGATTCGTTAGCCGCGACCACTTCCTGGTGGGAGACGGTCGAATTCATCTCGAAGACTGGTCGCACGCGTATTCCAATTTGGGATGGAACACGCGACAACTTCGCTGGTCTGTTGTATGTGAAAGACCTTCTTCCAGAACTGGCCCGTCCAGAGTCGACCCGCAAGACACTGATCGAACTCGCTCGTCCGGTAATCCACGTTCCTCAAAGCATGACCGTGAGCGAACTGCTGAAGTACTTTCTCCGCAAGCGAACCCACTTGGCTCTGGTTGTCGATGAATACCATGCGGTAACCGGCCTGGTCACGATCGAAGACGTTCTCGAAGAAATCGTGGGCGAAATCGTTGACGAACATGATCTCGACGAGACGGATAACGGCATCATCCAAATCTCCGATGAGGAAGCAGATGTCACTGGAAAGGCGCATGTCGAAGACATCAATGAAGTTCTCAGCATGGAACTTCCCGACGAAGATGACTACGACACCATTGGCGGGCTGGTCATCCATATGATGCGACGAATTCCGAAACCTGGCGAGTCTCTGCAAGTCGGCGAAGTGACGATTCAGGTGGTCGCTGCCGATCGTCGTCGCATTCATCAATTGCGTCTCACTCGCACGAAACAGAACAAGGCCCAAACGGCCTGA
- the ybeY gene encoding rRNA maturation RNase YbeY produces MSPPYEIVITNRQTEFKIPGELFQQAVQAVFSGEGFARGEVGIAVVDNTEIHDFNIRFLQHDYPTDVITFPMDHEGDFLSGEIMISAQYAAEEARQHAWTVDEEMTLYVVHGCLHLAGYDDHEDSDRLEMRRLEQHYLQQLGIEYDGQATASGTPNQGAS; encoded by the coding sequence ATGTCCCCCCCGTACGAAATCGTAATCACCAACCGCCAAACGGAATTCAAAATCCCTGGCGAACTCTTCCAACAAGCCGTCCAGGCGGTGTTCTCTGGCGAAGGCTTCGCACGCGGCGAAGTAGGGATCGCTGTGGTCGACAATACGGAAATCCATGACTTCAACATACGTTTCTTGCAGCACGACTACCCGACCGATGTGATCACCTTTCCCATGGACCATGAAGGTGACTTCCTTTCCGGTGAGATCATGATCAGTGCGCAATACGCAGCCGAGGAAGCCCGGCAGCATGCCTGGACCGTCGACGAAGAAATGACGTTGTACGTCGTGCATGGCTGCCTTCACTTGGCAGGTTACGACGATCACGAAGATAGCGATCGCCTAGAAATGCGACGTCTCGAACAACATTACCTTCAGCAGTTGGGCATCGAGTACGACGGCCAAGCCACTGCGTCAGGTACGCCCAACCAAGGAGCTTCATAA